Proteins encoded in a region of the Neodiprion virginianus isolate iyNeoVirg1 chromosome 2, iyNeoVirg1.1, whole genome shotgun sequence genome:
- the LOC124298548 gene encoding dnaJ homolog subfamily C member 22, protein MGEANGTRVVKRQVNASNLGAKTKFTAYVLWLFGGIFGAHHFYLGRDDHGFLWWCSLGGYFGAGWLRDLFKIPGYVSDANNEPEYIEWFKNQVRTNNKPPFSTCRFIGGVVISYLWGELVYMAIPEDEVYGINFKPLMILIPAAVALGVWVVGNVGREEGSIWVPLVAAYVCYPMLTYLGDDSTWMSAMVLTSALSFDTWSKRWRLKPKKKRGLVRRLTILGLAALLYSSLWGSYFVFNARFTDSEGEEIKISEAVKHFLTSPIWLDLKASLHETWRHAQHHGFWATWSQLVDLTDPRGEINAYKVLGLSQTASQSEVTAKWRSLSRENHPDKVKGSEDERRVAQEKFMEIQQAYEILSSAKNRRQSRNRKPA, encoded by the exons ATGGGGGAAGCGAATGGTACTCGGGTTGTAAAACGGCAGGTAAACGCTAGTAATCTTGGCGCCAAGACTAAGTTTACGGCCTACGTGCTCTGGCTTTTCGGTGGAATTTTCGGGGCCCACCACTTTTATCTCGGCAGGGACGACCATGGGTTTTTATGGTGGTGCTCGTTAGGCGGATACTTTGGGGCCGGCTGGCTGAGGGATCTTTTCAAAATACCTGGCTACGTTTCGGACGCAAATAACGAACCGGAGTACATCGAGTGGTTCAAAAATCAAGTCCGAACCAACAATAAG CCACCGTTTTCGACGTGTCGGTTCATCGGCGGGGTCGTCATATCTTACTTATGGGGCGAACTGGTCTACATGGCAATCCCCGAGGACGAGGTATACGGAATCAACTTCAAGCCACTGATGATCCTGATTCCAGCAGCCGTCGCATTAG GAGTATGGGTGGTCGGTAACGTCGGTCGCGAGGAGGGTTCGATTTGGGTGCCCTTGGTCGCAGCTTACGTTTGTTATCCGATGCTGACCTACCTCGGTGACGACAGTACGTGGATGTCGGCGATGGTCCTGACCTCCGCGCTTTCCTTTGACACCTGGAGCAAGCGGTGGCGACTCAAACCGAAGAAGAAGCGAGGCCTTGTCCGCAGACTGACGATCCTCGGTCTCGCGGCTCTCCTCTACTCGTCCCTGTGGGGGAGCTACTTCGTATTTAACGCCAGGTTCACCGACAGCGAGGGCGAGGAGATCAAGATATCCGAAGCCGTCAAGCACTTCCTAACGTCCCCCATTTGGCTCGATCTCAAG GCCAGCTTGCATGAGACTTGGAGACACGCCCAGCATCACGGATTCTGGGCTACTTGGAGTCAGTTGGTCGACCTTACCGATCCGAGGGGCGAGATAAACGCGTACAAG GTCTTGGGTCTGTCGCAAACGGCTTCGCAGAGCGAGGTGACGGCCAAGTGGAGAAGCCTCTCGCGGGAGAATCACCCCGACAAGGTGAAGGGTTCGGAGGATGAGAGGAGAGTCGCGCAGGAGAAGTTTATGGAGATACAGCAGGCCTACGAGATACTTTCGAGTGCAAAGAATCGGAGACAGAGCCGGAACCGAAAACCTGCTTGA